A portion of the Drosophila sechellia strain sech25 chromosome 2R, ASM438219v1, whole genome shotgun sequence genome contains these proteins:
- the LOC6608350 gene encoding cilia- and flagella-associated protein 53, which translates to MDVVEFLTRTDRRNLKSQIGFQVAQKMREWHADVDNRRWNLCLLLQKEALEADEQIAEMLQEQADEADRKRHEWIEMERLKREEAELELIKVKKQQREIENSEAHRHMLTKEILLESKQAQLHQIEEKKELKRRQACVEILWQRVWQRLDESKAQQEQYELKLRHLIENRCQAHNLDTDREQKAQFAKEVLAYQRECSQALELAAEMDVLKKQQDLKKLRDKRRQQLTDLQGQIQRNLTISARQAQANIREDVGYNILEDRQIYEELMEKRCARIHNRDWHQQYMTHTAAERAARREEDLARDRKYLGTGCVLGQQPKQPYGKEVR; encoded by the exons ATGGATGTTGTGGAATTTCTCACACGAACCGATAGGCGCAATCTAAAATCTCAAATAGGTTTCCAAGTGGCGCAAAAGATGCGCGAATGGCACGCGGATGTGGACAACCGGCGTTGGAACCTCTGTCTTCTCCTCCAAAAGGAGGCATTGGAGGCGGATGAGCAGATTGCAGAAATGCTGCAGGAGCAGGCGGATGAAGCGGATCGAAAGCGACACGAGTGGATCGAAATGGAGCGGCTGAAGCGGGAGGAGGCCGAACTGGAACTGATCAAAGTTAAAAAGCAGCAAAGGGAGAT TGAAAACTCCGAGGCCCATCGTCACATGCTAACCAAGGAGATCCTGTTGGAGTCCAAGCAAGCTCAGCTCCATCAAATCGAGGAGAAAAAGGAGCTCAAACGCCGCCAGGCCTGTGTGGAGATTCTTTGGCAGCGCGTCTGGCAGAGATTGGACGAAAGTAAGGCCCAGCAGGAGCAGTATGAGCTGAAACTGCGGCACTTGATTGAGAACAGGTGCCAAGCCCACAATCTGGACACCGATCGGGAGCAGAAGGCCCAGTTCGCCAAGGAGGTGTTAGCATACCAGCGGGAATGTTCCCAGGC CCTAGAACTAGCTGCCGAAATGGATGTGCTCAAGAAACAACAAGATCTGAAGAAGCTGAGAGATAAACGACGCCAGCAGCTCACTGACCTGCAGGGTCAGATCCAACGGAATCTCACCATCAGCGCCCGGCAAGCACAGGCCAATATCCGTGAGGATGTGGGCTACAACATTCTCGAAGACCGCCAGATTTACGAGGAGCTCATGGAGAAGCGTTGCGCCAGG ATCCACAATCGCGATTGGCATCAGCAGTACATGACGCACACGGCTGCGGAGCGGGCCGCTCGCAGGGAAGAGGATCTGGCGCGGGATCGGAAATACCTGGGCACTGGGTGTGTGCTCGGCCAGCAGCCGAAGCAGCCGTACGGCAAGGAAGTGCGCTAG
- the LOC6608351 gene encoding protein preli-like, with protein MVVTASTCRTETVFDYSWMNVVVAYWNRYPNPSSTHVLTEDTIQREVRDGKLFSRRLLSKTNPVPKWGARFYNNVPVKIVEDSVLDPVKKTFTTFTRNLGMTKIMKVDEIVVYSEQKDGSTLAVRRAYISSQVFGFSRAIRAFGIERFKANGNKASNGFNYVLRRMFPDSLVGGGHHQHVVTTTSPAGEIPATTITVSTTNGSHNNQGALKSAAKVGYEFFKSHASKIAQLFSVKN; from the exons ATGGTCGTGACAGCATCCACCTGCCGCACGGAGACAGTCTTCGATTACAGCTGGATGAACGTGGTGGTCGCCTACTGGAACCGCTACCCGAATCCCTCCAGCACCCACGTCCTCACCGAGGACACCATTCAGCGTGAGGTGCGCGATGGCAAGCTCTTCTCGCGACGGCTGCTCTCCAAGACGAATCCGGTGCCCAAGTGGGGAGCCCGTTTCTACAACAATGTGCCGGTCAAGATTGTTGAGGACTCCGTGCTGGACCCGGTCAAAAAGACATTCACCACATTCACCAGGAACCTGGGAATGACCAAGATAATG aaAGTTGATGAAATCGTCGTCTACAGCGAGCAGAAGGACGGCAGTACTCTGGCCGTGCGAAGAGCATACATCAGTTCGCAGGTGTTCGGATTCTCGCGGGCCATTCGCGCCTTCGGCATCGAACGGTTTAAGGCCAACGGCAACAAGGCCTCCAATGGATTCAACTACGTGCTGCGGCGCATGTTTCCGGACAGCTTGGTGGGTGGAGGACATCATCAGCACGTGGTGACGACGACTTCGCCAGCTGGAGAAATTCCTGCAACGACCATCACCGTATCCACAACAAACGGCAGTCACAACAACCAAGGAGCTCTCAAGAGCGCCGCAAAAGTGGGCTACGAGTTCTTCAAGAGTCATGCCTCCAAGATTGCGCAACTGTTTTCTGTCAAGAACTGA